The Canis lupus baileyi chromosome 11, mCanLup2.hap1, whole genome shotgun sequence genome includes a window with the following:
- the LOC140600212 gene encoding carnitine O-palmitoyltransferase 2, mitochondrial yields MHFQDSLPRLPIPKLEDTIKRYLRAQKPLLDDGQFRKTEQFCKSFENGIGKELHEQLVAQDKQNKHTSYISGPWFGMYLTARDPVVLNFNPFMAFNPDPKSEYNDQLTRATNMTISAIRFLKTLRAGLLEPEVFHLNPAKSDTDTFKRLIRFVPSSLSWYGAYLVNAYPLDMSQYFRLFNSTRLPRPVRDELVTDESARHLLVLRKGHFYVFDVLDQDGNIVSASEIQAHPKYVLSDSSATPDFPLAYLTTENRDVWAELRERLVSGGNEEALRKVDSAVFCLCLDDFPIKALVHLSHTMLHSDGTNRWFDKSFNLILAKDGTAAVHFEHAWGDGVAVLRFFNEVFKDSTQAPAITPQSQPAHTDSSAAVRRLNFKLDDAMKASIGAAKDKFDAIVKTLTIDFIQFQRGGKEFLKNQKLSPDAVAQLAFQMAFLRQYGRTVATYESCSTAAFKHGRTETIRPASIFTKKCSEAFVREPSRHSAGELCQMMAECSTYHGQLTKEAAMGQGFDRHLFALRYLAAAKGIALPELYLDPAYRQINHNILSTSTLSSSTVNIGGFAPVVPDGFGIGYAVHDKWIGCNVSSYPGRNAREFLQCVEKALEDIFDAIEGKRIKT; encoded by the coding sequence ATGCACTTCCAGGACAGCCTGCCCAGGCTGCCTATTCCCAAACTTGAAGACACCATTAAGAGATACCTGCGTGCACAGAAACCTCTCTTAGACGATGGCCAGTTCAGGAAAACAGAACAGTTTTGCAAGAGTTTTGAAAATGGGATTGGAAAAGAACTGCATGAGCAGCTGGTTGCTCAGGACAAGCAGAATAAACATACGAGCTACATTTCAGGTCCCTGGTTTGGTATGTACCTAACCGCTCGAGATCCCGTCGTCTTGAACTTTAATCCATTCATGGCATTCAACCCTGACCCAAAGTCGGAGTATAATGACCAGCTCACCAGGGCGACCAACATGACCATTTCGGCCATCCGGTTTCTGAAGACGCTCCGGGCCGGTCTCTTGGAACCAGAGGTTTTCCATTTGAACCCTGCCAAAAGTGACACCGACACCTTCAAGAGACTCATACGCTTTgtgccttcctctctgtcctgGTATGGCGCCTACTTAGTTAACGCATACCCCCTGGATATGTCTCAGTATTTTCGGCTTTTCAATTCAACTCGTTTACCCAGGCCTGTTCGTGATGAACTTGTCACTGATGAGAGCGCTAGGCACCTTCTGGTCCTAAGGAAAGGACATTTCTATGTTTTTGATGTCCTAGATCAAGATGGAAACATTGTGAGCGCCTCTGAAATCCAGGCTCATCCGAAGTACGTTCTCTCAGACAGCAGCGCCACCCCTGACTTTCCCCTGGCCTATCTGACCACTGAGAACCGAGACGTCTGGGCAGAGCTCAGGGAGAGGCTGGTGAGTGGTGGCAATGAGGAGGCCCTGAGGAAAGTGGACTCTGCTGTGTTCTGTCTCTGCCTAGATGACTTCCCCATTAAGGCCCTTGTCCACCTGTCTCACACCATGCTGCACAGTGACGGCACAAACCGCTGGTTTGATAAGTCCTTTAACCTCATTCTAGCCAAGGATGGCACTGCGGCTGTCCACTTTGAGCATGCCTGGGGTGATGGTGTGGCAGTGCTCAGGTTTTTTAATGAAGTGTTTAAGGATAGCACTCAGGCCCCTGCTATCACCCCACAGAGCCAGCCGGCCCACACTGACTCTTCTGCTGCTGTGCGGAGACTTAACTTCAAGCTGGATGATGCCATGAAGGCCAGCATTGGTGCTGCTAAGGACAAGTTTGATGCCATCGTGAAAACCCTCACCATCGACTTCATCCAATTTCAGAGAGGGGGCAAAGAGTTTTTGAAAAACCAGAAGCTGAGCCCTGACGCAGTAGCTCAGCTGGCCTTCCAGATGGCCTTCCTGAGGCAGTATGGGCGGACAGTGGCCACCTACGAGTCGTGTAGCACTGCAGCATTCAAGCACGGCCGCACTGAGACCATCCGCCCAGCCTCCATCTTCACAAAGAAGTGTTCCGAGGCTTTTGTCAGGGAGCCCTCCAGACACAGTGCTGGAGAGCTTTGCCAGATGATGGCCGAGTGCTCCACGTATCATGGCCAGCTGACCAAGGAAGCAGCAATGGGCCAGGGCTTTGACCGACACTTATTTGCTCTGCGGTACCTGGCAGCAGCCAAGGGGATTGCTCTGCCTGAGCTCTACCTGGACCCTGCATACAGACAGATAAACCACAACATCCTGTCCACAAGTACACTGAGCAGCTCAACAGTGAACATTGGCGGCTTTGCCCCCGTGGTCCCTGATGGCTTTGGCATTGGGTATGCTGTTCATGACAAGTGGATAGGCTGCAACGTCTCCTCCTATCCAGGCCGCAATGCCCGGGAGTTTCTCCAGTGTGTAGAGAAGGCCTTAGAGGACATATTTGATGCCATAGAAGGCAAACGCATCAAAACATAG